A DNA window from Fragaria vesca subsp. vesca linkage group LG3, FraVesHawaii_1.0, whole genome shotgun sequence contains the following coding sequences:
- the LOC101301174 gene encoding GTP-dependent nucleic acid-binding protein EngD-like, with protein MKQRSHYQLMGVFGLTRGRRFSASSSPKISMSLKAGIVGLPNVGKSTLFNAVVENGKAQAANFPFCTIEPNVGIVAVPDPRLNVLSDLSKSQRVVPASLELVDIAGLVKGASQGEGLGNKFLSNIREVDSILQVVRCFEDNDVVHVNGKVDPKDDIDVINLELIFSDLDQIEKRMEKLKKSKTKDSQSKLKEESERSGLERIQQALMDGKPARSVTLTDTENESIKHLCLLTMKPVIYVANVAESDLAEPGENPHVKALMNLASELQCGVVTISAQVESELTELPSEERTEFLESLGVGESGLGNLIRTTYSVLGLRTYFTSGEKETKAWTILAGMTAPQAAGVIHSDFEKGFIRAETVSYDDFVAAGSLAAARERGVLRSEGKDYIVQEGDVMLFRFNV; from the exons ATGAAGCAGAGGAGCCACTATCAGCTCATGGGAGTCTTCGGTTTAACCAGAGGCCGCCGCTTCTCTGCTTCCTCCTCACCCAAGATCAGCATGAGCCTCAAAGCCGGCATCGTCGGCCTCCCCAACGTCGGAAAGTCCACGCTTTTCAACGCCGTC GTTGAGAATGGGAAGGCTCAAGCTGCCAATTTTCCGTTTTGTACGATTGAGCCAAATGTAGGGATTGTTGCAGTTCCGGATCCGCGCCTGAATGTACTTTCTGATCTCAGCAAGTCTCAGCGCGTAGTCCCGGCATCTTTGGAGCTTGTGGATATTGCTGGCCTTGTTAAGGGTGCCAGTCAAGGAGAG GGGTTGGGGAATAAATTTTTGTCAAATATTCGCGAGGTGGACTCCATACTTCAG GTTGTTCGCTGTTTTGAAGATAATGATGTTGTTCATGTGAATGGGAAAGTTGATCCGAAGGATGATATTGATGTTATCAACTTAGAGCTGATTTTCTCAGATCTGGACCAG ATTGAGAAAAGAATGGAGAAGCTCAAGAAAAGCAAGACAAAAGATTCACAATCCAAACTTAAG GAGGAATCAGAAAGGTCTGGCTTGGAGAGAATTCAGCAGGCACTCATGGATGGGAAACCAGCACGATCAGTCACTTTAACAGATACAGAAAATGAATCTATAAAGCATCTGTGCTTGCTTACAATGAAACCTGTTATCTATGTTGCTAATGTTGCTGAATCTGATCTAGCTGAACCCGGAGAGAATCCTCATGTCAAAGCACTGATGAATCTTGCTTCTGAGTTGCAATGTGGAGTAGTAACAATTTCAGCACAG GTCGAGTCTGAACTAACTGAATTACCATCTGAAGAAAGAACAGAATTTTTGGAATCTCTTGGTGTTGGTGAAAGTGGTCTTGGAAACCTAATCAGAACAACATACAGTGTTTTGGGGCTGCGTACTTACTTCACTTCAGGAGAGAAG GAAACAAAAGCATGGACCATACTTGCAG GAATGACTGCACCTCAAGCAGCTGGGGTCATCCACTCTGACTTTGAGAAGGGTTTCATTCGAGCTGAGACC GTGTCTTATGATGATTTTGTTGCTGCTGGTTCACTTGCTGCAGCAAGGGAAAGAGGAGTT